A window from Brachyhypopomus gauderio isolate BG-103 chromosome 6, BGAUD_0.2, whole genome shotgun sequence encodes these proteins:
- the pick1 gene encoding PRKCA-binding protein isoform X1, whose product MFTDMDYELEEDKLGIPTVPGTVTLKKDAQNLIGISIGGGAQYCPCLYIVQVFDNTPAALDGTLAAGDEITGVNGKPVKGKTKVEVAKMIQTVQGEAVIHYNKLQADPKQGKSLDIVLKKVKHRLVENMSSGTADALGLSRAILCNGNTHTHTHAADALGLCRAILCNDGLVKKLEELEKTAELYKGLMEHSKRLLRAFFELSQTHRAFGDVFSVIGVREPQAAASEAFVKFAEAHRNIEKYGIQLLKTIKPMLHDLNTYLHKAIPDTRLTIRKYLDVKFEYLSYCLKVKEMDDEEYSCIALGEPLYRVSTGNYEYRLILRCRQDARARFAKMRKDVLEKIELLDQKHVQDIVFQLQRFVSGMSRYYDECYAVLKEADVFPIEVDLSRTTINYSSHSQSYEEEEEEGEGECGEGGVSASQAENGAEKLIDDE is encoded by the exons ATGTTCACGGACATGGACTACGAGCTGGAGGAAGATAAACT GGGGATTCCCACTGTTCCTGGGACAGTGACTCTGAAGAAAGATGCACAGAACCTGATAGGGATCAGTATAGGTGGAGGTGCACAATACTGCCCTTGTCTGTATATCGTACAG gtgtttGATAACACACCAGCAGCTCTGGATGGAACACTGGCAGCAGGTGATGAGATCACAGGTGTGAACGGAAAACCAGTGAAGGGCAAAACCAAAGTGGAAGTGGCTAAGATGATCCAGACTGtgcag GGTGAAGCTGTGATTCACTATAATAAGCTGCAGGCTGATCCCAAGCAGGGCAAGTCTCTGGATATAG TTCTGAAGAAGGTGAAACACCGTCTGGTGGAGAACATGAGCTCTGGCACAGCAGACGCCCTGGGCCTCAGCAGAGCCATCCTCTGTaacggtaacacacacacacacacgcacgcagcagACGCCCTGGGCCTCTGCAGAGCCATCCTCTGTAACg ATGGGCTGGTGAAGAAACTGGAAGAACTGGAAAAGACAGCAGAACTGTACAAAG gGTTGATGGAGCACAGTAAGAGGTTGCTCAGAGCTTTCTTTGAGCTCTCACAGACGCACAGAG CGTTTGGCGACGTGTTCTCTGTCATCGGTGTGCGGGAGCCACAGGCAGCAGCAAGCGAGGCCTTTGTGAAGTTTGCTGAAGCTCATCGCAACATTGAGAAATACGGCATCCAGCTGCTCAAGACCATCAAACCC ATGCTGCATGACTTGAACACGTACCTGCACAAGGCCATTCCAGACACCAGGCTCACCATACGCAAATACCTGGACGTGAAGTTCGAGTACCTG tcgtACTGTCTGAAGGTGAAGGAGATGGATGATGAGGAGTACAGCTGTATT GCGCTGGGCGAGCCGCTGTACCGTGTCAGCACGGGGAACTACGAGTACCGTCTGATCTTGCGCTGTCGGCAGGACGCTCGCGCTCGCTTCGCCAAGATGCGCAAAGACGTGCTGGAGAAGATCGAGCTGCTGGACCAGAAACACG TCCAAGACATCGTGTTCCAGCTGCAGAGGTTCGTGTCAGGCATGTCGCGGTACTACGACGAGTGCTACGCTGTGCTCAAGGAGGCTGATGTCTTCCCCATCGAAGTGGACCTGTCTCGCACCACCATCAACTACAGCAGCCACAGCCAGTCctacgaggaggaagaggaggagggagagggcgaGTGCGGGGAGGGAGGTGTCTCGGCCAGCCAGGCGGAGAACGGAGCAGAGAAGCTCATAgatgatgagtga
- the pick1 gene encoding PRKCA-binding protein isoform X2, with protein MFTDMDYELEEDKLGIPTVPGTVTLKKDAQNLIGISIGGGAQYCPCLYIVQVFDNTPAALDGTLAAGDEITGVNGKPVKGKTKVEVAKMIQTVQGEAVIHYNKLQADPKQGKSLDIVLKKVKHRLVENMSSGTADALGLSRAILCNDGLVKKLEELEKTAELYKGLMEHSKRLLRAFFELSQTHRAFGDVFSVIGVREPQAAASEAFVKFAEAHRNIEKYGIQLLKTIKPMLHDLNTYLHKAIPDTRLTIRKYLDVKFEYLSYCLKVKEMDDEEYSCIALGEPLYRVSTGNYEYRLILRCRQDARARFAKMRKDVLEKIELLDQKHVQDIVFQLQRFVSGMSRYYDECYAVLKEADVFPIEVDLSRTTINYSSHSQSYEEEEEEGEGECGEGGVSASQAENGAEKLIDDE; from the exons ATGTTCACGGACATGGACTACGAGCTGGAGGAAGATAAACT GGGGATTCCCACTGTTCCTGGGACAGTGACTCTGAAGAAAGATGCACAGAACCTGATAGGGATCAGTATAGGTGGAGGTGCACAATACTGCCCTTGTCTGTATATCGTACAG gtgtttGATAACACACCAGCAGCTCTGGATGGAACACTGGCAGCAGGTGATGAGATCACAGGTGTGAACGGAAAACCAGTGAAGGGCAAAACCAAAGTGGAAGTGGCTAAGATGATCCAGACTGtgcag GGTGAAGCTGTGATTCACTATAATAAGCTGCAGGCTGATCCCAAGCAGGGCAAGTCTCTGGATATAG TTCTGAAGAAGGTGAAACACCGTCTGGTGGAGAACATGAGCTCTGGCACAGCAGACGCCCTGGGCCTCAGCAGAGCCATCCTCTGTaacg ATGGGCTGGTGAAGAAACTGGAAGAACTGGAAAAGACAGCAGAACTGTACAAAG gGTTGATGGAGCACAGTAAGAGGTTGCTCAGAGCTTTCTTTGAGCTCTCACAGACGCACAGAG CGTTTGGCGACGTGTTCTCTGTCATCGGTGTGCGGGAGCCACAGGCAGCAGCAAGCGAGGCCTTTGTGAAGTTTGCTGAAGCTCATCGCAACATTGAGAAATACGGCATCCAGCTGCTCAAGACCATCAAACCC ATGCTGCATGACTTGAACACGTACCTGCACAAGGCCATTCCAGACACCAGGCTCACCATACGCAAATACCTGGACGTGAAGTTCGAGTACCTG tcgtACTGTCTGAAGGTGAAGGAGATGGATGATGAGGAGTACAGCTGTATT GCGCTGGGCGAGCCGCTGTACCGTGTCAGCACGGGGAACTACGAGTACCGTCTGATCTTGCGCTGTCGGCAGGACGCTCGCGCTCGCTTCGCCAAGATGCGCAAAGACGTGCTGGAGAAGATCGAGCTGCTGGACCAGAAACACG TCCAAGACATCGTGTTCCAGCTGCAGAGGTTCGTGTCAGGCATGTCGCGGTACTACGACGAGTGCTACGCTGTGCTCAAGGAGGCTGATGTCTTCCCCATCGAAGTGGACCTGTCTCGCACCACCATCAACTACAGCAGCCACAGCCAGTCctacgaggaggaagaggaggagggagagggcgaGTGCGGGGAGGGAGGTGTCTCGGCCAGCCAGGCGGAGAACGGAGCAGAGAAGCTCATAgatgatgagtga